The sequence TCGACGCACGGGGCCTGGAGTCCTGGATGCGCGAGCAGGGGACCCCGTCCTGACCCGAGGAGGAGGACCCGCGTGAGCCTCTCCGCACTGCGTCCCGCACCGCCCCGCGCGAGCCTGCGCGAGCACGTGCACCAGGCCCTGTCCGCGGCCATCGTCTCCGGCGAGCTGGAGCCGGGCACGCTCATCACGGTGCCGACGCTCGCGGTGCGCTTCGACGTCTCCGCCACCCCCGTGCGCGAGGCGATGCTCGAGCTCGAGAAGCGCGGGTTCGTCGAGACCGTGCGCAACAAGGGCTTCCGCGTCACGGCGGTGAGCGACGAGGAGCTCGGCCACCTCGTGCAGGTGCGCCAGCTCCTCGAGGCGCCGGCCATGGAGCGGCTCGCGGGGCGGGTGCCCGACCGGGAGCTGCCTGACCTGGAGGCGCTCGCCGACCGGATCGAGCAGGGTGCGCGCGACGGCGACCTCCGCGCGTACCTCGAGGCCGACCAGGAGTTCCACCTGTCGCTCACGCGCATGCTCGGGAACCCCGTCCTCACGGAGTCCATCGCGGACCTCCGCTCGCGCACGCGCCTCGTCGGCCTCGCGTCGATGAAGGAGAGCGCCATGCTCGACGCGTCGGCCGCCGAGCACCACGAGCTGCTGCGGGCGCTCGTCGCGGGCGACGGCGCCGCGGCGCACGAGCTCATGGTGCGGCACATCCGCCACGCCACCGGCTGGTGGGCGGGTCGCGGCGAGGCCGAGGACGAGGGCGACGGCGTCGTGGATCCCGCTTCCGCGCGGGCCTGAGCCGGTTCCTCCACGGGGAGCTTCCCCTGCCGCACGATGTGTGACATATTACTGTCATCGCCGACCACCGCCGCCTGATCCAGGCGCTTCCGACCCGTGAGACGAGGGACCGCATGACGCGTCACGTGGTCGTCGTCGGGGGAGGCATCGTCGGCGCCGCGTGCGCCCGGTCGCTCGCCCGGGCCGGGATCCGCGTCACGGTCGTCGAGCGGGCCGCGGTCGCGTCCGGCACGAGCGCGCAGGGCGAGGGCAACATCCTCGTGTCCGACAAGGGCCCCGGCGCGGAGCTCGAGCTCGCGCAGCTCGCCGCCCGCCGCTGGCCCGAGGTCGCCGCCGAGCTCGCGGACGAGCTGGGCGACGCTCTCCCCTCCATCGAGTACGAGCCCAAGGGCGGGCTCGTCGTCACGACCACCGACGAGGGCGCGGATCCCCTCCTCTCCTTCGCGGCGACCCAGCGCTCCGCGGGCGTCGCCGCGATCCCCGTCGACGTGCGCCGCGCCCTCGAGCTGGAGCCGTGGCTGAACCCCGCGATCACCGCGGCCGTGCACTACCCCGAGGACGCGCAGGTGCAGCCCGCCATCGCGACCGAGGCGCTCGCGGCCTCGGCCCGGCGGGCGGGCGCCGTCGTGCGCACCGGCGTCGAGGTCATCGGGCCGCTGCTCGACGCGGACGGCGCGCTCCGCGGCGTGCGGACGAGCGCGGGCGACATCCCCGCCGACGACGTGCTCGTCGCCGCGGGGCCCTGGTCGGGGGAGGTGGCGCGCGCCCTCGGCGTCGAGCTGCCCGTGCTGCCGCGGCGCGGGGTCGTGCTCGTCACCACGCGCATGCCCCACCGCATCCTCCACAAGGTCTACGACGGCGACTACGTGGGCGCCGTCGGCTCCGGCGACGGGGCGCTGCAGACCTCGGGCGTCGTCGAGTCGACGCCGTCCGGGACGGTGCTCATCGGATCCAGCCGCGAGCGCGTCGGCTTCGACGCGTCGCTGCGCGTGGCCGTGCTCGAGGAGCTCGCCGCGAAGGCCGTGCGGCTGTTCCCCTTCCTCGCCGACGCGAACGCCATGCGGTCCTACGGCGGCTTCCGCCCGTACCTGCCCGACCACCTGCCCGTCGTCGGCCCGGATCCGCGGCTGCCGGGCCTCTGGCACGCGAGCGGGCACGAGGGCGCCGGGATCGGGCTGTCGGTCGCGACGGCCGACCTCATCGCGGCGCAGATGACGGGCGCGGCGACACCGCTCGACGTGCGGCCGTTCTCGGTCGCGCGCGCCTCGCTCGGGCTCGCGATGCCCGGGGCCGTGGCGGCCGACCCGCAGCGGGTGCGCGCGTGACGCCGCGGCGCGTGGATCCGGCCTGCGACCCGATCCGGCCGGCACCCGGCGATGCCGTGCGCTTCACCGTGGACGGGGATCCCGTCGAGGGCCTGCGCGGCCAGACCATCGCGGGCGCGCTCCTCGCCTCCGGCACGCTCGCCTGGCGCACGACCGCGAGCGCGGGGCGCCCGCGCGGCGTCTTCTGCGGGATCGGCGTGTGCTTCGACTGCACCGTCACCGTGAACGGCCTGCCCGACGTGCGCGCCTGCCAGCGCCGCGCGGTCGAGGGCGACGTGGTGGAGACCGGACCGGGCGCGACCGTGCCCGACGCCGACGCGGCGGGGGAGGCCTCGTGAGCGCCGCGGACGACCGGCGGCACGTCGTCGTGGTCGGCGCGGGACCCGCGGGGCTCGCCGCCGCGGTCGTCGCCCGGGGTCGCGGGGCGCGGGTCACGCTGCTCGACGCGTCGGACGAGCTGGGCGGCCAGTACTGGCGGCACCTGCCGGCCTCGCGGCCGGCCGCGCGCGAGCGGATCCTGCACCACGGCTGGGACGCGTTCACCGCGCTCCGCGAGCGGCTCGCGGCCGACGACGGCTGCGCGATCGTGACCGGCGCGCAGGTGTGGGCGATCGAGCGGCCGGCCGACGGCGCCGTCCACGCTCCCGCCGCGGTGCTCCACGTGCTCGTCGGCCAGGTCGACGGATCCCGCCGCGCACCCCTGACCCTCCGCCCGGACGCGCTCGTCCTCGCGACCGGCGCGCACGACCGCACGCTGCCCTTCCCCGGCTGGGACCTGCCGGGCGTCTTCACCGCGGGTGCCGCCCAGGCGCTGGCGAAGGGCGAGCGCGTGGCGATCGGCGACCGGGTGGTCGTCGCCGGCGCGGGCCCCTTCCTCCTCCCCGTCGCCGTCTCGCTCGTGCAGGCCGGGGCGCGCGTCGTGGGGATCCACGAGGCCGCGCGCGTGCCGGCGCTCGCGCGCGGCTGGCTGCGGGATCCGCTCGGCCTCGCCCGGGCGCCGCACAAGGCCGCCGAGCTCGCGGGGTACGTCTCCGTGCTGGCGCGCGAGCGGATCGGGTACGCCACCGGCAGCGCGGTCGTCGCCGCGCACGGGACCGACCGCGTCGAGGCCGTCACCGTGCAGCGCCTCGACGCGTCGTGGGCGCCGATCCCGGGCACCGAGCGGCGGATCGCCGTGGACGCCGTGTGCGTCGGCCACGGGTTCACGCCGCGCCTCGAGCTGCCCATCGCCGCGGGGTGCCGCATCGGGCCCGACCGGTTCGTCGAGGTCGACGCGTCGCAGGGAGCTGGACCGGCGGGCGTCTACGCCGCCGGCGAGATCACGGGCATCGGGGGAGTGGACCAGGCGCTCGCGGAGGGCGAGGTCGCGGGGCACTGCGCCGCGGGCGGATCCCCGTCCGACGCCGCCGTCGCGCCCGCCGTCCGCCGCCGCGCGGTCGCGCACGACGTGGCCGGCCGCATCGAGGCCGCGCACGGGATCCGCCCCGGCTGGACCGGCTGGCTGCGCGACGACACGCTCGCGTGCCGCTGCGAGGAGGTGCCCGTCGGCCGGATCCGCGCGACCGCCCGCGCCGCCTCCTCCACCGACCTGCGCTCCATGAAGCTCGCCACGCGCGCCGGCCTCGGCATCTGCCAGGGCCGCGTGTGCGGGCGGACCGTGGAGGAGCTGCTCGCGGCGGACGCGCCGGCGTGCGGAGCCGCACCCGCCGTGCCGCCCGCCTCCGCCGCCCCCGGCTCCGACCGCCGCCCCATCGCCTCGCCCGTGCGCCTCGGCGAGCTCGCCGCCGCCCACGACCGCCGCGACGCCGGACCCCCGTCCCTCGCCGCGGCCGCCCCGGCGTCGACGACCCGCCGCCGGAGCCCGCTCCCGCCTCCCCGACCACCCCCGCACCGCCCCGCACCACCGACCGGAAGGACACGCCATGACCGCACCCGCCCTGGACCTCGGAGGCGTCGTCGTCGCCACCACGCTGCCGTTCCGCGAGGACGCGTCGGCCCCCGCCGGCCTCGCCGTCGACTACGACGCGTACGCCCGGCACTGCGACTGGCTCATGGCGAACGGCTGCCGCGGCGTCGGGCCGAACGGATCCCTCGGCGAGTACTCGTCGCTCACCGACGAGGAGCGCCGGAAGGTCGTGCAGGTCGCGGTCGAGACGGTCGGCGACCGCGGGATCGTCGTCGCGGGCGTGCACGGCGTCGGCTGGCACCAGGCGAGGAAGTGGGCCGAGCTCGCGGCCGAGGACGGCGCCGACGGCGTGCTGCTCCTGCCGCCCACCATCTACCGGGCGAGCGACGACGAGGTCGTCGAGCACTACGCGCGCGTCGACGAGGTGGGCCTGCCGATCATGGCCTACAACAACCCGTTCGACACCAAGGTCGACCTGACGCCCGAGCTCCTCCGACGGCTCGACGCGCTCGAGAACGTCGTGGCGATCAAGGAGTTCTCCGGCGACATCCGCCGCGTGACGGAGATCCAGGACCTGACGGGCCTCGACGTGATCGCGGGCGCCGACGACCTGCTGCTCGAGTCGCTCATCATGGGCGCGGTCGGCTGGTTCGCGGGCTACCCGAACGCCTTCCCGCGCGAGGCCGTCGAGCTCTACGGGCTCGCGACCAGCGGCCGCATCGAGGAGGCGAAGGAGCTGTACCGCCACCTCGTGCCCGTGTTCCGCTGGGACTCGCGCACCGAGTTCGTGCAGGCCATCAAGCTGTCGATCGACGTGGCCGGCGAGAGCACGGGCGGCCCCACGCGTCCGCCGCGCGCGCCGCTGCCGGCCGCCGTCGCGGAGCAGGTCACGCGCGACACCCGCCGCGCGCTCGACCACCTCGCCGGACGATGATCGACGGATGAGGTCCTCCCGCGTCTTCCACGCCGTCGACTCGCACACGGAGGGCATGCCGACCCGCGTCGTCACGAGCGGCTTCGGCGTGATCCCCGGCTCCACCATGAACGAGCGCCGCCTGCACCTCATCGAGAACCTCGACCACCTGCGGCTCCTGCTCATGACCGAGCCGCGCGGCCATGCGGCCATGAGCGGCGCGATCCTGCAGCCGCCCACGCGCGACGACTGCGACTGGGGCGTCCTCTACATCGAGGTGTCCGGCTGCCTGCCGATGTGCGGCCACGGCACCATCGGCGTCGCGACCGTGCTGGTGGAGACCGGGCTCGTGGAGGTGCAGGAGCCGGTCACCACCATCCGGCTCGACACCCCGGCGGGCCTCGTGATCGCGCGGGTCGACGTCGAGGACGGGCGCGCCGCGTCGGTCACGATCGAGAACGTGCCCTCGTACGTGGAGCGGCTCGACGCCTCGATCGAGGTGCCCGGCTACGGCACCGTGCCGTACAGCCTCGCGTTCGGCGGCAACTTCTACGCGGTCGTGGAGCTGGACGACGTGGGGCTGCCGTTCGACCGGGAGCGTCAGCAGGAGATCCTCCAGGCCGGGCTCGCGATCATGGGCGCGATCAACGACCAGGACGCGCCGTCGCATCCGGAGATCACGGGCGTCGACCACTGCCACCACGTCGAGTTCCTCGCGCCCGGATCGGACGCCGGGCTCTCCCGGCACGCCATGGCGATCCACCCCGGCTGGTTCGACCGCTCGCCGTGCGGCACCGGCACGTCCGCGCGCATGGCCGAGCTGTGGGCGCGCGGCGAGCTGGCGGTCGGCGACGAGTTCGTCAACGAGTCGTTCATCGGCAGCCGCTTCACCGGCCGGATCCTCCGGGAGACGACCGTCGCCGGCCGGCCCGCGATCATCCCGGCCATCACGGGCCGCGCGTGGATCACCGGCATGGGCCAGTACCTGCTCGATCCCACCGACCCGTTCCCGAGCGGCTTCCGGTTCTGAGCCGACGCCCCCACCGAGGAGAGACATGACCCCGCACGAGACCGACCCGACCACCGACCCGACCGTGGCGGAGACCGTGGACGCCGTCGCCGCGCGCGCCGCGGAGGCCGCCGCCCCGCTCGCCGCCCTCGCCCCGGCCGCCCGCGCCCGCGCGCTCGAGGCGGTGGCCGACGCGCTCGAGGCGATCCGCCCCGAGCTGCTGCCCGTCGCGGAGCGGGAGACCGCGCTCGCGCCCGGCCGCCTCGCGGGGGAGCTGACGCGCACCACCGTGCAGCTGCGGATCCTCGCGGCGGCCGTCCGCGACGGCCGGTACCTGGACGCGCGCATCGACCACGCGGATCCGGAGGCCGCGCCCACCCCGCGCCCCGACATCCGCCGGTGCCTCGTGCCCGTCGGCCCGGTGCTCAACTTCGCGGCGTCGAACTTCCCGTTCGCGTTCTCGGTCGCGGGCGGGGACACGGCTTCGGCGCTCGCCGTCGGCTGCCCGGTCGTGGTCAAGGCGCACCCGGGGCACCCCGAGCTGTCGCGCCGCGTCGCGGCCGCCGCCTCCGCCGCGCTCGTCGAGGCCGGCCT is a genomic window of Clavibacter capsici containing:
- a CDS encoding GntR family transcriptional regulator yields the protein MSLSALRPAPPRASLREHVHQALSAAIVSGELEPGTLITVPTLAVRFDVSATPVREAMLELEKRGFVETVRNKGFRVTAVSDEELGHLVQVRQLLEAPAMERLAGRVPDRELPDLEALADRIEQGARDGDLRAYLEADQEFHLSLTRMLGNPVLTESIADLRSRTRLVGLASMKESAMLDASAAEHHELLRALVAGDGAAAHELMVRHIRHATGWWAGRGEAEDEGDGVVDPASARA
- a CDS encoding NAD(P)/FAD-dependent oxidoreductase; amino-acid sequence: MTRHVVVVGGGIVGAACARSLARAGIRVTVVERAAVASGTSAQGEGNILVSDKGPGAELELAQLAARRWPEVAAELADELGDALPSIEYEPKGGLVVTTTDEGADPLLSFAATQRSAGVAAIPVDVRRALELEPWLNPAITAAVHYPEDAQVQPAIATEALAASARRAGAVVRTGVEVIGPLLDADGALRGVRTSAGDIPADDVLVAAGPWSGEVARALGVELPVLPRRGVVLVTTRMPHRILHKVYDGDYVGAVGSGDGALQTSGVVESTPSGTVLIGSSRERVGFDASLRVAVLEELAAKAVRLFPFLADANAMRSYGGFRPYLPDHLPVVGPDPRLPGLWHASGHEGAGIGLSVATADLIAAQMTGAATPLDVRPFSVARASLGLAMPGAVAADPQRVRA
- a CDS encoding (2Fe-2S)-binding protein translates to MTPRRVDPACDPIRPAPGDAVRFTVDGDPVEGLRGQTIAGALLASGTLAWRTTASAGRPRGVFCGIGVCFDCTVTVNGLPDVRACQRRAVEGDVVETGPGATVPDADAAGEAS
- a CDS encoding dihydrodipicolinate synthase family protein, whose protein sequence is MTAPALDLGGVVVATTLPFREDASAPAGLAVDYDAYARHCDWLMANGCRGVGPNGSLGEYSSLTDEERRKVVQVAVETVGDRGIVVAGVHGVGWHQARKWAELAAEDGADGVLLLPPTIYRASDDEVVEHYARVDEVGLPIMAYNNPFDTKVDLTPELLRRLDALENVVAIKEFSGDIRRVTEIQDLTGLDVIAGADDLLLESLIMGAVGWFAGYPNAFPREAVELYGLATSGRIEEAKELYRHLVPVFRWDSRTEFVQAIKLSIDVAGESTGGPTRPPRAPLPAAVAEQVTRDTRRALDHLAGR
- a CDS encoding proline racemase family protein — translated: MRSSRVFHAVDSHTEGMPTRVVTSGFGVIPGSTMNERRLHLIENLDHLRLLLMTEPRGHAAMSGAILQPPTRDDCDWGVLYIEVSGCLPMCGHGTIGVATVLVETGLVEVQEPVTTIRLDTPAGLVIARVDVEDGRAASVTIENVPSYVERLDASIEVPGYGTVPYSLAFGGNFYAVVELDDVGLPFDRERQQEILQAGLAIMGAINDQDAPSHPEITGVDHCHHVEFLAPGSDAGLSRHAMAIHPGWFDRSPCGTGTSARMAELWARGELAVGDEFVNESFIGSRFTGRILRETTVAGRPAIIPAITGRAWITGMGQYLLDPTDPFPSGFRF